The following are from one region of the Achromobacter xylosoxidans genome:
- a CDS encoding ATPase, T2SS/T4P/T4SS family, producing MIDVEMMFEDASVHRSTVAAPVLIGRGAHCGVRIVNWRVGRQHARLSREAVGIVLEDLGTLGGTLVNGTRIVRHAPVLPEDEILIGPCRLRMSLADVPERAGGSGGAAAGGAARDTAAVQESPMLPAASTPVPMPVLPLPNPLQERRRLHAALLAALDLRRLDVAGMSDSMLRAEAERLLTLIVATDTDLPPGADRAALCREVLDEAVGLGPLEPLLAAADITEIMVNRHDEIYVERAGRLSRHQATFTSEQSLRWVIERIVTPLGRRIDESSPMVDARLADGSRVHAIIPPVALRGASLTIRKFPQRRPGMSDLISAGSLSGAMAQFLALCVRMRRNLVVSGGTGAGKTTLLNILSNEIPDGERVVTIEDAAELRLNHDHLVALEARPANQEGRGRIDIRELVRNALRMRPDRIVVGECRGAEAFDMLTAMNTGHEGSLTTLHANSPRDALGRLESMILMAGLDLPLAAVREHIAASVDIVVQQARLGDGRRVVTSIAEITGMESGRIQLQDLFRYDRVRGFTGCGALPGFMREWTQVEEAFDPAWFSNTEQAAPGTAVFAQGTA from the coding sequence ATGATCGACGTGGAAATGATGTTCGAGGACGCCTCCGTGCACAGATCCACGGTGGCTGCTCCCGTGTTGATCGGAAGGGGCGCGCATTGCGGCGTGCGCATCGTGAACTGGAGGGTGGGGCGCCAGCACGCCCGTCTGTCGCGCGAAGCGGTCGGGATCGTGCTCGAAGACCTGGGCACGTTGGGCGGAACCCTGGTGAACGGAACGCGGATCGTGCGCCACGCGCCGGTGTTGCCCGAAGACGAAATACTGATCGGGCCCTGCCGGCTGCGGATGTCGTTGGCGGACGTCCCGGAGCGCGCCGGGGGATCGGGCGGCGCGGCTGCTGGCGGCGCGGCTCGCGACACGGCTGCCGTGCAGGAATCGCCGATGTTGCCCGCGGCCTCGACGCCAGTGCCAATGCCGGTTCTGCCGCTGCCAAATCCGCTGCAGGAGCGCCGGCGCCTGCATGCGGCGCTGCTGGCGGCGCTGGATCTGCGCCGCCTCGACGTGGCCGGCATGAGCGACAGCATGCTGCGCGCCGAGGCCGAACGGCTGTTGACGCTCATCGTCGCCACGGACACCGACTTGCCGCCCGGGGCGGACCGGGCCGCGCTTTGCCGCGAGGTGCTCGACGAAGCGGTTGGCCTGGGGCCGCTGGAGCCCTTGCTCGCCGCTGCCGACATCACGGAGATCATGGTCAACCGCCACGATGAGATCTATGTCGAACGTGCCGGCCGCTTGTCGCGCCATCAGGCGACCTTTACCAGCGAGCAATCGCTGCGCTGGGTCATCGAGCGCATCGTCACGCCCTTGGGGCGACGCATCGACGAAAGCTCTCCCATGGTGGATGCGCGCCTGGCTGACGGGTCCCGGGTGCACGCCATCATTCCGCCGGTGGCTCTCAGGGGCGCCAGCCTGACCATACGCAAGTTTCCGCAGCGGCGCCCCGGAATGTCCGATCTGATCTCTGCGGGTTCGCTGAGTGGCGCCATGGCGCAATTCCTGGCGCTCTGCGTGAGGATGCGCAGGAATCTGGTGGTATCCGGAGGCACCGGGGCGGGAAAGACGACGTTGCTCAACATCCTGTCCAACGAGATTCCCGACGGTGAGCGCGTGGTGACCATCGAGGATGCGGCGGAGCTGCGCCTGAACCACGATCATCTGGTGGCGTTGGAGGCGCGTCCGGCCAACCAGGAGGGGCGCGGACGCATCGACATTCGCGAGCTCGTGCGCAACGCATTGCGCATGCGGCCAGACCGGATCGTCGTGGGCGAGTGCCGCGGGGCGGAGGCATTCGACATGTTGACCGCCATGAACACCGGGCACGAAGGCTCCCTGACGACGCTGCATGCCAACTCGCCGCGCGACGCGCTGGGGCGCCTGGAATCGATGATTCTGATGGCGGGACTCGATCTGCCTCTGGCTGCGGTGCGCGAACATATCGCAGCCAGCGTGGACATCGTGGTGCAGCAGGCGAGGCTGGGCGACGGGCGCCGCGTCGTGACGTCGATAGCGGAGATCACGGGCATGGAAAGCGGACGCATACAGCTCCAGGATCTGTTCCGCTACGACCGCGTGCGCGGCTTCACCGGCTGCGGGGCCTTGCCCGGCTTCATGCGCGAATGGACGCAGGTCGAGGAGGCCTTCGATCCCGCCTGGTTCTCCAACACCGAGCAGGCGGCGCCGGGGACCGCTGTCTTTGCGCAAGGAACGGCATGA
- a CDS encoding type II and III secretion system protein family protein — translation MRRVVVRMLACVLWLASPAVRAEDEAIELQVGETRILSHPGVKRVAIGNGQVIGAIEAEGREVVVFARAEGVSSLHVWANGGRAKAYELRVVPAGAPRLRAEVEALLARIPGARSTEVGGRILIEGDDLSDDDRLRITALADRYPAVLDFTGQVGWDRMVQLDVQVVEIPTSRLRDLGVRWDGLSQGGINAGLAWDAGSRGRMNRPGEGIIETVGPVSSAAGYFGVNALLSSRIAMLAQSGEAVMLAQPQLLARSGASATFLAGGEVPYASTDTRGNSTTMFKPYGVMLRITPRIDRNGVIRSLIEVEASSVDNALSVPGGPALRTRRASTEFNVRSGDTLVIGGFLSRERDETSDGLPWLKDIPVLGALFSSRRYQLRETELAIFVTPKLITQAEPAMADRVRRGRGVLEAAFPVPPRLGTAVPAAAGWDSHAGAGSQWGSPQDGAPIFSSETRP, via the coding sequence ATGAGACGCGTCGTCGTCAGGATGCTTGCCTGCGTGCTCTGGCTGGCCAGTCCCGCAGTGCGCGCGGAGGATGAGGCAATCGAACTTCAGGTGGGTGAAACGCGGATTCTGTCGCACCCCGGGGTCAAGCGCGTGGCGATAGGCAATGGCCAGGTAATCGGCGCCATCGAGGCCGAAGGGCGCGAGGTCGTGGTCTTTGCCCGTGCCGAGGGTGTTTCGTCCCTGCACGTCTGGGCGAATGGCGGGCGCGCCAAGGCCTATGAACTGAGGGTCGTGCCGGCCGGAGCGCCGCGTCTGCGCGCGGAGGTCGAGGCCTTGCTTGCCCGCATTCCCGGCGCGCGCAGTACCGAGGTGGGCGGCCGCATCCTGATCGAAGGCGACGACCTGTCCGACGATGACCGATTGCGCATCACGGCCCTGGCGGACCGCTATCCCGCCGTACTGGACTTTACCGGGCAAGTGGGCTGGGACCGCATGGTGCAGCTGGACGTGCAGGTCGTGGAGATCCCCACCTCAAGGCTGAGGGATCTGGGCGTGCGCTGGGACGGGCTGTCCCAAGGCGGCATCAACGCCGGCCTGGCCTGGGATGCGGGGTCGCGGGGGCGGATGAACCGTCCGGGCGAAGGGATCATAGAAACAGTGGGTCCGGTCTCTTCGGCGGCTGGCTATTTCGGCGTCAATGCGCTGCTGTCGTCCCGGATAGCGATGTTGGCGCAAAGCGGGGAGGCCGTCATGCTGGCTCAACCTCAACTGCTTGCGCGCAGCGGGGCCAGCGCCACCTTCCTGGCCGGTGGAGAGGTTCCCTACGCGTCGACCGACACGCGCGGCAACTCGACCACGATGTTCAAGCCCTATGGCGTCATGCTCAGGATCACCCCTCGCATCGACCGCAACGGGGTCATCCGATCCTTGATCGAGGTAGAAGCGAGTTCGGTGGACAACGCGCTGAGCGTGCCGGGCGGACCGGCGTTGCGCACGCGCCGCGCATCCACCGAGTTCAACGTGCGCTCCGGCGATACCCTGGTCATCGGTGGCTTCCTGTCGCGCGAGCGGGACGAGACCAGCGACGGTCTGCCATGGCTGAAAGACATCCCGGTCCTGGGAGCCTTGTTTTCGTCCCGGCGCTATCAATTGCGGGAAACCGAACTCGCCATTTTCGTGACGCCCAAACTCATTACGCAGGCAGAGCCCGCCATGGCAGACCGGGTGCGGCGAGGACGTGGCGTACTTGAAGCGGCTTTTCCCGTGCCGCCTCGCCTGGGCACCGCCGTGCCTGCCGCGGCAGGGTGGGATTCCCACGCCGGCGCCGGTTCGCAGTGGGGCTCGCCGCAAGACGGCGCGCCGATTTTTTCTTCGGAGACTCGGCCATGA
- the cpaB gene encoding Flp pilus assembly protein CpaB, translating to MTNWITQVVPRLRRMGVYAIALIAGLVSAWAVREHVQQRVQALEAEARTPMVSRLVAAYDLPAGTQLEEVHLAVREIPQPWVSRASIDPLDLSSLLGATLLADVANGEPLLRGHLTFSPPAPALASRLRSGQRALTVAATDLGGLADVLRVGDAIDIYVSFSHRQRELTVPLLQGMRVLMVGGDAEGESKGGNITLAATPDEAMRFVAARQSGALTAMLRHRDDAAVVSGAAQGDLASLVGLDQEPRNAPGVAILYGDRLDPSAGAGAMDVESTVAARLQRERP from the coding sequence ATGACGAACTGGATCACCCAGGTCGTGCCGCGCCTGCGCCGAATGGGCGTGTATGCCATTGCGCTGATCGCGGGTCTGGTATCCGCGTGGGCGGTGCGGGAACACGTGCAGCAGCGTGTCCAGGCGCTGGAGGCGGAGGCGCGCACGCCGATGGTCAGCCGGCTGGTCGCGGCGTACGACCTGCCCGCTGGCACGCAACTCGAAGAGGTGCACCTGGCCGTGCGCGAGATTCCGCAGCCTTGGGTGTCCCGGGCCAGCATCGATCCCCTGGATCTTTCCAGCCTGCTTGGCGCCACCTTGCTCGCCGATGTCGCCAATGGCGAGCCCTTGCTGCGGGGGCACTTGACGTTCAGTCCTCCGGCCCCTGCCTTGGCGTCCCGCTTGCGCAGCGGGCAACGCGCGCTGACGGTGGCGGCGACGGACCTGGGCGGCTTGGCGGATGTATTGCGCGTGGGCGATGCCATCGATATCTACGTGAGTTTTTCGCATCGGCAGCGGGAGCTGACGGTGCCTCTCTTGCAAGGCATGCGTGTGCTGATGGTGGGGGGCGACGCCGAGGGTGAAAGCAAGGGCGGCAATATCACCTTGGCCGCAACGCCGGATGAGGCCATGCGATTCGTGGCGGCGCGGCAGAGCGGGGCGCTGACAGCGATGTTGCGGCATCGCGACGATGCCGCAGTGGTCAGCGGTGCAGCGCAGGGCGACCTTGCCTCGCTGGTCGGACTGGACCAGGAACCCCGGAATGCGCCGGGTGTGGCCATTCTGTACGGAGACAGGCTGGACCCTTCGGCAGGCGCAGGAGCAATGGATGTGGAAAGTACAGTCGCGGCTCGACTTCAACGGGAGCGGCCATGA
- a CDS encoding pilus assembly protein, whose amino-acid sequence MNRIPARQQGQALVEALLMLPLLALLLWAASWIGGLQFTAREMAQASRKTAMAGALGQPMRNSSVPGGMALSGRATALSGIAPAQVKALQDEWFGADLKLLSVTASAARFDRDSAAWLRIARRTHVASGAGYAHGDTDTQRRIGRAPTSWNRAERASLAEARRLQPVVDRLDGPWRRPGLSLDWLSEWADVVPGERLVSRKGAGK is encoded by the coding sequence ATGAACCGGATTCCCGCGCGCCAGCAAGGGCAGGCTCTGGTCGAAGCGTTGCTGATGCTGCCGCTGCTGGCCCTGCTGCTTTGGGCAGCGTCCTGGATTGGCGGATTGCAGTTCACGGCGCGGGAAATGGCGCAGGCCAGCCGCAAGACCGCGATGGCCGGCGCCTTGGGGCAACCCATGCGGAATTCGTCCGTACCCGGCGGCATGGCGCTCTCGGGCAGGGCCACCGCGTTATCGGGTATCGCGCCGGCACAGGTCAAGGCCTTGCAGGACGAATGGTTCGGCGCGGATCTGAAACTGCTGTCGGTAACGGCAAGCGCTGCGCGCTTCGATCGGGATAGCGCGGCCTGGTTGCGCATCGCCCGCCGCACGCATGTGGCAAGCGGCGCCGGCTATGCGCACGGCGATACCGACACGCAGCGCAGGATCGGCCGGGCGCCTACATCCTGGAACAGGGCGGAACGCGCCTCGTTGGCCGAGGCCCGACGCTTGCAGCCTGTTGTCGATCGCCTGGACGGACCCTGGCGCAGGCCCGGCCTGTCGCTGGACTGGTTGTCCGAATGGGCGGATGTGGTGCCCGGGGAGCGGCTGGTCAGCCGCAAGGGAGCGGGCAAATGA
- a CDS encoding MaoC/PaaZ C-terminal domain-containing protein — protein sequence MRLSHEQLLNYELPEIRQRYTERDVMLYALSVGLGQDPVNESDLAYVGRRHDPLVLPYMAVVLGYPGFWLDAPDIGADTVRLLHGEQGMELFHPIPAAGELTGKTRVVEVVDKGEKGLLLYSEKTLTDTGTGLLIARTSATHVLRGDGGMANAGRLARPAHAMPDGPPDWTVQARTRPEQALVYRLNGDYNPLHCDPQVAQAAGFPRPILHGLCSFGLVSHTVAKQLQPAGNGAVRSVSLRFSGPMYPGETLSIDVWGDGSFRAKVVERDAIVIDNGVLRVA from the coding sequence ATGCGCTTGAGCCATGAACAACTGTTGAACTATGAACTGCCGGAAATCAGGCAGCGCTACACCGAGCGGGATGTCATGCTGTACGCGCTATCGGTGGGCTTGGGGCAGGATCCCGTGAATGAGTCCGACCTGGCCTACGTGGGCAGGCGGCACGATCCGCTCGTGCTGCCCTACATGGCCGTGGTGCTTGGCTATCCGGGCTTCTGGCTGGATGCGCCCGATATCGGGGCCGATACGGTGCGCTTGCTGCACGGCGAGCAGGGAATGGAACTGTTCCATCCCATACCCGCCGCCGGCGAACTGACAGGCAAGACCCGCGTGGTGGAGGTTGTCGACAAGGGCGAGAAGGGCCTGTTGCTGTATTCCGAGAAAACCTTGACGGATACCGGTACGGGACTGCTCATCGCGCGGACTTCCGCCACCCACGTGCTCAGGGGCGATGGCGGCATGGCGAATGCCGGCAGGCTGGCGCGCCCGGCGCACGCCATGCCCGACGGGCCGCCGGACTGGACCGTGCAGGCGCGCACCCGGCCCGAGCAGGCGCTGGTGTATCGCCTCAACGGCGACTACAACCCGCTGCACTGCGATCCGCAGGTCGCCCAGGCAGCCGGCTTTCCCCGCCCCATACTGCACGGCCTGTGCTCGTTTGGCCTGGTGTCGCACACCGTCGCCAAGCAGCTGCAGCCTGCGGGCAATGGGGCGGTGCGTTCCGTGTCGCTGCGATTTTCCGGGCCGATGTACCCCGGCGAGACGCTGAGCATAGACGTCTGGGGGGACGGCTCCTTCCGGGCGAAGGTCGTCGAGCGTGACGCAATCGTTATCGACAATGGGGTGTTGCGGGTCGCCTAG
- a CDS encoding SDR family oxidoreductase, giving the protein MERMMEGKVAVVTGAGGGIGREIALQLAAEGAKVVVNDIGVALNGDDLSAAVAPADAVVAEIRGAGGTAVANFDSVATHASANAIIQCAMDHFGRIDGVVNNAGNLRDRSFHKMSEEEWRAVIAVHLDGTFFVSRAAATHFREQESGAMVHMTSTSGLIGNYGQANYGAAKLGIVALSKMIALDMGRYGVRSNCIAPSAWSRMTSSIPTDTPQQRDRVEKLKKMEAGKIAPMAVYLLSDAAREVSGQIFAVRANEIMLMSQPRPVRSVHFSEGWTPQRIAEVAIPAMQKHFYPLERSPDVMSWDPI; this is encoded by the coding sequence ATGGAACGCATGATGGAAGGCAAGGTGGCGGTGGTGACCGGAGCCGGAGGCGGCATCGGCCGCGAGATCGCTTTGCAACTGGCGGCCGAGGGCGCCAAGGTCGTGGTCAACGATATCGGGGTTGCGCTCAATGGCGATGACCTGTCGGCCGCAGTGGCGCCCGCGGACGCAGTCGTTGCCGAGATCCGCGGCGCGGGCGGGACGGCCGTCGCCAACTTCGATTCGGTCGCGACGCACGCGTCCGCCAACGCCATCATCCAGTGCGCCATGGATCACTTCGGACGCATCGATGGCGTGGTCAACAACGCGGGCAACCTGCGCGACCGCTCCTTTCACAAGATGAGCGAGGAAGAATGGCGGGCCGTCATTGCGGTGCATCTGGATGGCACATTCTTCGTCAGCAGGGCGGCGGCCACGCACTTCCGCGAACAGGAGAGCGGCGCGATGGTGCACATGACCTCGACGTCGGGGCTGATCGGCAACTACGGCCAGGCCAACTACGGAGCGGCCAAGCTGGGCATCGTGGCCTTGTCCAAGATGATTGCGCTGGACATGGGCCGCTATGGCGTGCGCTCCAACTGCATCGCCCCGTCAGCCTGGAGCCGCATGACCAGTTCCATCCCCACCGATACGCCACAGCAGCGGGACCGCGTGGAAAAACTCAAGAAGATGGAGGCCGGCAAGATTGCGCCGATGGCCGTGTACTTGCTCAGCGATGCCGCGCGAGAGGTCAGCGGTCAGATATTCGCGGTGCGCGCCAACGAGATCATGTTGATGAGCCAACCACGTCCCGTGCGTTCCGTGCACTTCAGCGAAGGCTGGACGCCGCAGCGCATTGCCGAGGTCGCCATTCCGGCGATGCAGAAGCACTTCTATCCGCTGGAGCGCTCGCCCGACGTGATGAGCTGGGATCCGATCTGA
- a CDS encoding Bug family tripartite tricarboxylate transporter substrate binding protein — protein MFKTIKKDAPAASARKRPLKFLALLGLAALLGAGAAGAQTAQGFPNKPVTINVPFSAGGTTDILARVIGQRLSERWGVSVVVENKPGAGGNIGTAQVARAAPDGYTLVMGTIGTHAINPSLYKSMPYDAIKDFAPITRTAMVPNALVVPKNAPYDTVKELIAYGRAHPGKLTFGSSGHGSTLHMSGETFKMMTGVDMVHVPYKGSTPAVTDLLGGQISMIFDNLPSALPHIKAGRLKVLAVTSAQRSDQLPDVPTVAEAGVPGYEVVSWFGLWAPAKTPDDVVSEINKQVVAIIQTPDMQKQIRDQGAVPNPDTPAEFAAFIGSEGRKWAEVVRRANVTTE, from the coding sequence ATGTTCAAGACAATCAAAAAAGACGCGCCCGCAGCTTCTGCGCGCAAGCGTCCCCTGAAGTTCCTGGCATTGCTGGGACTGGCGGCCCTGCTGGGCGCTGGCGCGGCGGGCGCGCAGACGGCGCAGGGTTTTCCCAACAAGCCGGTGACGATAAACGTGCCGTTCTCGGCGGGCGGCACGACCGATATCCTGGCGCGCGTGATAGGCCAGCGCCTGAGCGAACGCTGGGGCGTTTCCGTGGTGGTCGAGAACAAGCCTGGCGCGGGCGGCAACATCGGCACCGCGCAAGTGGCGCGCGCGGCGCCGGACGGCTACACGCTGGTGATGGGCACGATAGGCACGCACGCCATCAACCCCAGTCTCTACAAATCGATGCCCTACGACGCGATCAAGGACTTCGCACCGATCACGCGTACCGCCATGGTGCCGAACGCCCTGGTGGTGCCCAAGAATGCGCCGTACGACACCGTGAAGGAGCTGATCGCCTACGGCCGCGCCCACCCGGGCAAGCTCACCTTTGGCTCTTCCGGACACGGAAGCACGCTGCACATGTCAGGCGAGACGTTCAAGATGATGACCGGCGTCGACATGGTGCACGTGCCCTACAAGGGCAGCACGCCGGCAGTGACGGATCTGCTGGGCGGCCAGATCTCCATGATTTTCGACAACTTGCCTTCGGCGCTACCGCACATCAAGGCGGGCCGGCTGAAGGTGCTGGCAGTGACCTCGGCTCAGCGTAGTGACCAGCTACCCGATGTGCCCACCGTGGCGGAGGCGGGCGTGCCCGGCTACGAGGTCGTGTCGTGGTTCGGCCTGTGGGCGCCCGCGAAGACGCCGGACGACGTCGTGTCGGAGATCAACAAGCAGGTGGTCGCCATCATCCAGACACCCGACATGCAGAAGCAGATCCGCGACCAGGGAGCGGTGCCCAATCCCGATACGCCCGCGGAGTTCGCCGCCTTTATCGGCAGCGAGGGCAGGAAGTGGGCCGAGGTGGTGCGCCGCGCCAACGTAACGACCGAGTAG
- a CDS encoding acetyl-CoA carboxylase biotin carboxyl carrier protein subunit, which produces MKKIVSNVAGRVVACCVEEGARIQTGDEAFKVESMKMEIPVESEAAGRIAKILVAVGDEVEEGQDLAVLD; this is translated from the coding sequence ATGAAAAAAATCGTCTCCAACGTCGCGGGCCGCGTGGTCGCGTGTTGCGTGGAAGAGGGCGCACGGATTCAGACGGGCGACGAGGCCTTCAAGGTCGAGTCCATGAAGATGGAGATTCCCGTGGAAAGCGAGGCAGCAGGCCGTATCGCCAAGATTCTGGTGGCGGTTGGCGATGAAGTGGAGGAAGGGCAGGATCTTGCTGTGCTGGATTGA
- a CDS encoding acetyl/propionyl/methylcrotonyl-CoA carboxylase subunit alpha, whose amino-acid sequence MKKILIANRGAAAARILRAVKALGLQSVAVYSETDADLPYVRQADESYCIGPAPARASYLNQDLLLEVMAGCGADALHPGYGFLSENAQFARRVEAAGHCFIGPSPRWIDVLGNKASARELMQRHGLQAGGSTGILPRDDMVAVRQAAGALGYPVLIKPAGGGGGIGMIPVHDPQSLSDSWERASGMAEKAFANPALYMERFVPSPRHIEFQFLADRFGNVLSLFERDCSTQRRYQKVIEEAPAPAIDRQAVAGMAERLAAILGEIGYDVIGTVEMLYTPGSGFSFLEVNTRLQVEHAISEAVTGVDIVQAQIRLAAGEKLSSVIGRQPAVAGHAIEARVYAEDPVRFLPSPGVLKTFELPPSRPGLRIETGYAQGNRVSSHYDPMVAKVIAHAGDRAAAIRELSGALGSMRVEGIKTNIPMMLQVLASERFQAGTMTVDGLQAVISTESVKELA is encoded by the coding sequence ATGAAGAAGATCCTGATTGCCAACCGGGGCGCCGCCGCCGCGCGCATTCTGCGCGCCGTGAAGGCGCTGGGCCTGCAATCCGTGGCGGTGTACTCCGAGACCGATGCTGACCTGCCATACGTGCGCCAAGCCGATGAAAGCTACTGCATCGGGCCTGCGCCTGCGCGGGCCAGTTATCTCAACCAGGACCTGCTGCTCGAGGTCATGGCGGGTTGTGGCGCCGACGCGCTGCATCCCGGCTACGGATTCCTGTCCGAGAACGCGCAGTTCGCGCGCCGGGTGGAAGCGGCGGGGCATTGCTTCATCGGACCTTCGCCCAGGTGGATCGATGTGCTGGGCAACAAGGCGAGTGCGCGCGAGTTGATGCAACGGCACGGCTTGCAGGCAGGCGGCAGCACCGGCATCCTGCCTCGCGATGACATGGTCGCGGTGCGCCAGGCCGCCGGCGCGCTCGGGTATCCGGTGCTGATCAAGCCTGCGGGCGGCGGCGGGGGCATAGGCATGATCCCCGTCCACGATCCTCAGTCGCTGTCCGACAGCTGGGAACGGGCCAGCGGCATGGCGGAAAAGGCGTTTGCCAATCCCGCCCTGTACATGGAGCGATTCGTGCCATCGCCGCGGCATATCGAATTCCAGTTCCTGGCGGACAGGTTTGGCAATGTCCTGTCCCTGTTCGAACGGGACTGCTCCACCCAGCGCAGATACCAGAAGGTGATCGAGGAGGCGCCGGCGCCGGCCATCGACCGCCAGGCGGTCGCCGGCATGGCCGAGCGGCTGGCGGCCATCCTGGGAGAAATCGGCTACGACGTCATAGGCACGGTGGAGATGCTGTACACGCCGGGCAGCGGCTTTTCGTTCCTCGAGGTCAACACGCGCCTGCAGGTCGAGCACGCCATCTCGGAAGCGGTCACCGGCGTGGACATCGTGCAGGCGCAGATCCGCCTGGCTGCGGGCGAAAAGCTGTCGTCGGTGATCGGCAGGCAACCGGCCGTGGCGGGGCATGCCATCGAGGCGCGCGTGTATGCCGAGGATCCCGTGCGTTTCCTGCCTTCGCCCGGCGTCCTGAAAACGTTCGAGTTACCGCCCTCCCGCCCAGGCCTACGGATAGAAACAGGCTACGCGCAGGGCAACCGGGTTTCCAGCCACTACGACCCCATGGTGGCGAAAGTCATCGCGCATGCAGGCGATCGCGCTGCCGCGATCCGGGAGTTGAGCGGTGCACTGGGCAGCATGCGGGTAGAGGGCATCAAGACCAACATTCCGATGATGCTTCAGGTGCTCGCGTCGGAGCGGTTCCAGGCCGGCACGATGACCGTCGACGGCTTGCAGGCAGTGATTTCAACAGAGTCGGTAAAGGAGCTGGCATGA
- a CDS encoding acyl-CoA carboxylase subunit beta produces MSWTQELDELARRKEFSLSMGGVDKVKRQHDAGKLDIRQRIERLVDGGSFVEVGGLAGSGEYDAQGRLVHVMPSNVIMGRAALDRKNVVVVGDDFTVRGGANDGAVGDKMIFAEQMAFDLRIPLVRLIDGTGGGGSVKNIEKMGHALLPKMKIWAYVARNLAQVPVVSLALGSVAGQGAARVAGSHYSVMVKDTSQLFIAGPPVVAKIGQHLGKNELGGSAIHTRNGVVDDEVGSEDEAFAAARRFLSYMPASVHDLAPRGEVPAAAAEQEWLRTAIPKDTRKVYKIRPILETLFDPGSVFEIGRHWGKAIVGGLARVDGWPVLFAASNPYHYGGGWDRHTAEKFTRLLDLAETFHLPVVNLVDIAGFQIGLEAEKDGVMRAGVRALTAVSQSTVPWFSLIMRRAFGVAAGGHQNSSRFNFRYAWPSAQWGSLPIEGGLEVAYRSEIEAAADPEAKRAEIEERVRALTSPFRSAEAFVIEDIIDPACTRARLVEFANLAAPLRQPGMVATGYRP; encoded by the coding sequence ATGAGCTGGACGCAGGAGTTGGACGAGCTGGCACGCCGCAAGGAGTTTTCCCTGAGCATGGGGGGCGTGGACAAGGTGAAGCGTCAGCATGACGCGGGCAAGCTGGACATCCGCCAACGGATCGAACGGCTGGTCGACGGCGGCTCGTTCGTCGAGGTCGGCGGATTGGCCGGCAGCGGCGAGTATGACGCGCAGGGCCGCCTGGTCCATGTGATGCCCTCGAACGTGATCATGGGGCGCGCGGCGCTGGACCGCAAAAACGTCGTGGTCGTTGGCGACGACTTCACCGTGCGCGGCGGCGCGAACGACGGCGCCGTGGGCGACAAGATGATATTCGCCGAGCAGATGGCGTTCGACCTGCGCATTCCGCTGGTGCGCCTGATCGACGGCACGGGCGGCGGCGGGTCGGTCAAGAACATCGAGAAGATGGGGCATGCGCTGCTGCCGAAAATGAAGATCTGGGCCTATGTGGCGCGCAACCTGGCTCAGGTCCCGGTGGTGTCGCTGGCTCTTGGGTCGGTGGCGGGCCAAGGGGCTGCGCGCGTGGCGGGCAGCCACTATTCCGTCATGGTGAAGGACACGTCGCAGCTGTTCATCGCGGGTCCCCCGGTGGTGGCCAAGATCGGCCAGCATCTGGGCAAGAACGAACTCGGCGGAAGCGCCATCCACACCCGTAATGGCGTGGTCGACGACGAGGTGGGTTCCGAGGACGAGGCTTTCGCGGCCGCACGGCGCTTCCTGTCGTACATGCCTGCCTCGGTGCACGATCTTGCGCCCAGGGGCGAGGTTCCGGCCGCGGCGGCGGAGCAGGAATGGCTGCGCACGGCCATTCCGAAGGACACGCGCAAGGTTTACAAGATCCGGCCCATACTGGAAACCTTGTTCGATCCCGGCAGCGTGTTCGAAATCGGCCGGCATTGGGGCAAGGCCATCGTGGGCGGGCTGGCTCGGGTGGATGGCTGGCCGGTGCTGTTCGCCGCCAGTAATCCTTATCACTATGGCGGCGGCTGGGACCGGCATACCGCCGAGAAATTCACCCGCCTGCTCGACCTGGCCGAGACCTTTCACCTGCCGGTGGTGAACCTGGTGGACATCGCGGGTTTCCAGATCGGCCTGGAAGCCGAGAAGGACGGCGTGATGCGCGCCGGCGTGAGGGCGCTGACGGCGGTCTCGCAGTCGACGGTGCCTTGGTTCTCGCTGATCATGCGGCGCGCTTTCGGCGTGGCCGCGGGCGGCCATCAGAATTCCAGCCGCTTCAACTTCCGCTATGCGTGGCCATCGGCGCAATGGGGTTCGCTGCCGATCGAGGGCGGCCTGGAGGTGGCGTACCGGTCCGAGATCGAGGCGGCCGCCGACCCAGAAGCCAAGCGCGCGGAGATCGAGGAAAGAGTGCGGGCCCTGACGTCCCCGTTCCGCAGCGCGGAAGCCTTCGTCATCGAGGACATCATCGATCCGGCCTGCACGCGCGCGCGCCTGGTCGAGTTCGCCAATCTGGCCGCGCCGCTGCGCCAGCCCGGCATGGTGGCCACCGGATACCGGCCCTGA